In a genomic window of Candidatus Binatia bacterium:
- a CDS encoding SNF2-related protein has product MSDLAPLQDWLPDLDADRVERMLGVHRAPSIGRRTTAHLVGDPVALRNQLVLGKIRTNGSVESVSVGVAHNGELAALCSCQGLGQEPPCEHVAGLLDEMAASPALRERLLRESSAEETQAAAPAAPDLPRALSIARRHGIDLEAARAAVPRRTSLLDTTFAAWRRRGALRPLGAASFLIAVERGDEDLEAPARLRVRVQPQGERQPFGPDDLEGRRLPAHEWRLFEPLRRAPEGGRDFVAEGEDAALFLDRIAEAGLTLHDFDGNETLTLLAQPVRPALRLRPATDEDVRANELLQMRADEVAEEQLKVRRAWLEYNTGGRPIDEPAFRALLGLPSAEAAASRFERGFVLEAVWRPTRPGGAIADEGAPVPFTETVLLRGATGWVFFPEARCFARVAHDVGPIALARLAAHPQVLVEPADVARVPALLHEHFQSEGVALPSRDELGLPPLPVPRIVLRVTGAVFAVEATLEAHYGERVIVLTPASCATIEDPERNAELERAAVDVVSATVLELARRPRRRRASVTPPDTETWRAQGDEAVFFWTHDLPRLVAETSAGGPLTEVVVPPALRNVTARPPLQATLTADAARPGSIVVALRYAADGIPADVEEIRQALAAKRRWVRLTDGSVAELSQKVAALVAATQDTLGNSLSAEVPRHLLGEVAAWSELAENVELDELLSSWTRRLRELASSPTAEPIPGLQGDLRSYQKVGVAWLQLLSELGTGGILADDMGLGKTIQTLALLAWRRARDGSMPSLVVAPTSVAPNWIREAERFVPGLRTVLLHGLGRHARYEDVPNVDLVVTTYALLRRDVERLRDIRFRYVILDEAQQIKNHAAATTAAAKSLAAEARLALTGTPIENRLLELWSILDFVNPGMLGSWRSFSRRYERPVMASLGELAGPAGDEDEDAEAVAAQIALEQEAAAAEAAALRARIRPFVLRRTKADVESDLPPKIETDVVVEMTPAQHRAYAALVTATREDLSRRIARDGFEKSRMVVLTALLRLRQMACDPRLVDPRYRPQDSAKLEAFRELTSEVIASGRRALVFSQFVELLTLLRQDLNERGIEYAYLDGRTRDRAAVLNSFTEGTMPLFLLSLRAGGTGINLTAADVVIHLDPWWNPAVEEQATDRAHRIGQRKTVSVYRIIAAGTIEEAILRLKRQKRALASSVIDDDRGWIEQLGESEVAELLGLS; this is encoded by the coding sequence GACGCGGACCGGGTCGAGCGCATGCTCGGTGTCCATCGTGCGCCGAGCATCGGACGCCGCACCACCGCGCACCTGGTCGGCGACCCGGTCGCGCTGCGCAACCAGCTCGTGCTGGGAAAAATTCGCACGAACGGGTCGGTCGAGAGCGTCAGCGTCGGCGTCGCGCACAACGGCGAGCTCGCGGCGCTCTGTAGCTGTCAGGGCCTCGGCCAGGAGCCGCCGTGCGAGCACGTCGCAGGGCTGCTCGACGAGATGGCGGCGTCGCCGGCGCTGCGCGAGCGCTTGCTGCGCGAGAGCAGCGCCGAGGAGACGCAGGCCGCCGCGCCCGCCGCGCCCGATCTGCCCCGCGCGCTCTCGATCGCGCGTCGCCACGGGATCGACCTCGAAGCCGCCCGCGCCGCCGTGCCGCGTCGCACGAGCCTCCTCGACACGACGTTCGCCGCCTGGCGTCGACGCGGCGCCCTGCGCCCGCTCGGCGCGGCGTCCTTCCTGATCGCCGTCGAGCGCGGCGACGAGGACCTCGAGGCGCCGGCGCGACTGCGCGTGCGCGTCCAGCCGCAGGGCGAGCGCCAGCCGTTCGGCCCCGACGACCTCGAAGGACGCCGGCTGCCGGCGCACGAGTGGCGTCTCTTCGAGCCGCTGCGGCGCGCGCCCGAGGGCGGCCGCGACTTCGTCGCCGAGGGCGAGGACGCGGCGCTGTTCCTCGACCGCATCGCCGAGGCCGGCTTGACGCTGCACGACTTCGACGGAAACGAGACGCTGACCCTGCTCGCGCAGCCCGTGCGCCCTGCCCTGCGGCTGCGCCCGGCGACCGACGAGGACGTGCGCGCGAACGAGCTTTTGCAGATGCGCGCCGACGAGGTCGCCGAGGAGCAGCTCAAGGTCCGCCGCGCCTGGCTCGAGTACAACACCGGCGGTCGCCCGATCGACGAGCCGGCGTTCCGCGCGCTGCTCGGCCTGCCGTCGGCCGAGGCTGCGGCGTCCCGCTTCGAGCGCGGCTTCGTGCTCGAGGCGGTCTGGCGGCCGACGCGTCCGGGCGGCGCGATCGCCGACGAGGGCGCGCCGGTGCCGTTCACCGAGACCGTCCTGCTGCGCGGCGCGACCGGCTGGGTGTTCTTCCCGGAAGCGCGCTGCTTCGCGCGCGTCGCGCACGACGTCGGTCCGATCGCGCTCGCGCGCCTCGCCGCGCACCCGCAGGTGCTGGTCGAGCCGGCCGACGTGGCGCGCGTGCCGGCGCTGCTGCACGAGCACTTCCAGAGCGAGGGCGTCGCGCTGCCGTCGCGCGACGAGCTCGGGCTGCCGCCGCTGCCGGTGCCGAGGATCGTGCTGCGCGTCACCGGCGCGGTGTTCGCGGTCGAGGCGACGCTCGAGGCGCACTACGGCGAGCGCGTGATCGTGCTGACGCCGGCGAGCTGCGCGACCATCGAGGATCCCGAGCGCAACGCCGAGCTCGAGCGCGCCGCGGTCGACGTGGTGAGCGCGACCGTGCTCGAGCTCGCGCGCCGTCCGCGACGGCGCCGCGCGAGCGTCACGCCGCCCGACACCGAGACCTGGCGCGCGCAGGGCGACGAGGCGGTGTTCTTCTGGACGCACGACCTGCCGCGTCTCGTCGCCGAGACGTCGGCCGGCGGACCGCTCACCGAGGTCGTGGTGCCGCCGGCGCTGCGCAACGTCACCGCGCGCCCGCCGCTGCAGGCGACGCTCACCGCCGACGCCGCGCGTCCCGGATCGATCGTCGTCGCGCTGCGCTACGCCGCGGACGGCATCCCGGCCGACGTCGAGGAGATCCGTCAAGCACTGGCGGCGAAGCGCCGCTGGGTGCGCCTCACCGACGGCAGCGTCGCCGAGCTGTCGCAGAAGGTCGCGGCGCTGGTCGCGGCGACGCAGGACACGCTCGGCAACTCGCTCAGCGCGGAGGTGCCGCGTCACCTGCTCGGCGAGGTCGCGGCGTGGAGCGAGCTCGCGGAGAACGTCGAGCTCGACGAGCTCTTGTCGAGCTGGACGCGACGCCTGCGCGAGCTCGCGTCGTCGCCGACCGCCGAGCCGATCCCCGGTCTGCAGGGCGACCTGCGCAGCTACCAGAAGGTCGGCGTCGCCTGGCTGCAGCTCCTCTCGGAGCTCGGCACCGGCGGCATCCTCGCCGACGACATGGGTCTCGGGAAGACGATCCAGACGCTCGCGCTGCTCGCCTGGCGACGCGCGCGCGACGGCAGCATGCCGAGCCTGGTGGTCGCGCCGACCTCGGTCGCACCGAACTGGATCCGCGAGGCGGAGCGCTTCGTGCCCGGGCTGCGCACGGTGCTGCTGCACGGGCTCGGTCGCCACGCGCGCTACGAGGACGTGCCCAACGTCGACCTCGTCGTGACGACGTACGCGCTCCTGCGCCGCGACGTCGAGCGCCTGCGCGACATCCGCTTCCGCTACGTGATCCTCGACGAGGCGCAGCAGATCAAGAACCACGCCGCCGCGACGACCGCGGCGGCGAAGTCGCTCGCGGCAGAGGCGCGCCTCGCGCTCACCGGCACGCCGATCGAGAACCGTCTGCTCGAGCTGTGGTCGATCCTCGACTTCGTGAACCCGGGCATGCTCGGGAGCTGGCGGAGCTTCTCGCGGCGCTACGAGCGTCCGGTGATGGCGAGCCTCGGCGAGCTCGCGGGGCCGGCGGGCGACGAGGACGAGGACGCGGAGGCGGTCGCGGCGCAGATCGCGCTCGAGCAGGAGGCCGCTGCCGCCGAGGCGGCGGCGCTGCGCGCGCGCATCCGACCGTTCGTGCTGCGGCGCACGAAGGCCGACGTCGAGAGCGATCTGCCGCCGAAGATCGAGACCGACGTCGTGGTCGAGATGACGCCGGCGCAGCATCGCGCCTACGCGGCGCTCGTCACCGCGACGCGCGAGGACCTCTCACGCCGCATCGCGCGCGACGGCTTCGAGAAGAGTCGGATGGTGGTGCTGACGGCGCTGCTGCGCCTGCGCCAGATGGCGTGCGACCCGCGGCTCGTCGACCCGCGCTACCGCCCGCAGGACTCGGCGAAGCTCGAAGCGTTCCGCGAGCTCACGTCCGAGGTGATCGCGAGCGGCAGACGCGCGCTGGTCTTCAGCCAGTTCGTCGAGCTGCTCACCCTGCTGCGCCAGGATCTGAACGAGCGCGGCATCGAGTACGCCTACCTCGACGGCCGCACGCGCGACCGCGCCGCCGTGCTGAACAGCTTCACCGAGGGCACGATGCCGCTCTTCCTGCTGAGCCTGCGCGCGGGCGGCACCGGCATCAACCTCACCGCGGCCGACGTCGTCATCCACCTCGACCCGTGGTGGAACCCCGCGGTCGAGGAGCAGGCGACCGATCGCGCGCACCGCATCGGGCAGCGCAAGACGGTGTCGGTCTACCGCATCATCGCGGCGGGGACGATCGAGGAAGCGATCCTGCGCCTCAAGCGGCAGAAGCGCGCGCTCGCGAGCAGCGTGATCGACGACGACCGCGGCTGGATCGAGCAGCTCGGCGAGAGCGAGGTCGCGGAGCTGCTCGGGCTCAGCTGA